One genomic region from Pirellulales bacterium encodes:
- a CDS encoding Re/Si-specific NAD(P)(+) transhydrogenase subunit alpha, whose protein sequence is MKIGVLKETFPGERRVALTPNLIAPLVKAGHEIIVETSAGQSAGFPDSQYVEKGAKTVARSEVFAAELLLQVRGLGANPEAGRADLEHFERFQTLIALCDPLSQPQLAKEISGRGVTLFALELMPRITRAQSMDVLSSMATVAGYRAVLLGATALPKMFPMMTTAAGTITPAKVFVMGAGVAGLQAIASARRLGAQVSATDVRSAVREQIQSLGARFIETPVEAGKAEGTGGYAKALDDQTQQLQREAMSKVVAESDLVITTAAIPGKKAPILVTKQMVERMQPGAVLVDLAAERGGNCELTKPGQTVMVGGVTILGPDNLPAEVPYHASQMFGKNVVTFLQHLVGLGLPGKVNTEDEITRETLICRDGELVNSRVRQLLGMDIALAK, encoded by the coding sequence CCCGGCGAGCGCCGGGTGGCGCTAACGCCCAATTTAATTGCGCCTTTGGTGAAGGCGGGACACGAAATCATCGTCGAAACCTCGGCGGGGCAGTCGGCGGGATTTCCCGATTCGCAATACGTGGAAAAAGGGGCTAAAACAGTGGCTCGTAGCGAAGTGTTCGCTGCGGAGCTGCTGCTGCAAGTGCGTGGATTGGGAGCCAATCCGGAAGCAGGCCGGGCAGATTTGGAACATTTCGAACGGTTTCAAACTTTAATCGCCCTGTGCGATCCGCTTTCGCAGCCGCAATTGGCCAAAGAGATTTCCGGCCGCGGCGTCACGTTGTTTGCATTGGAACTAATGCCTCGCATTACTCGCGCCCAAAGCATGGATGTGCTCTCCAGCATGGCCACGGTGGCGGGTTATCGCGCCGTGTTGTTGGGCGCGACGGCCTTGCCGAAGATGTTTCCGATGATGACCACCGCCGCAGGAACCATTACACCGGCCAAAGTGTTTGTGATGGGAGCCGGCGTGGCAGGCTTGCAAGCCATTGCCAGCGCCCGGCGCTTAGGAGCGCAAGTTTCGGCAACCGATGTGCGATCGGCGGTGCGAGAACAAATTCAAAGCTTGGGAGCTAGGTTCATTGAAACTCCCGTGGAAGCAGGTAAAGCGGAAGGCACAGGCGGCTACGCCAAAGCTCTGGATGATCAAACACAGCAGCTGCAGCGAGAAGCGATGAGCAAGGTCGTCGCCGAAAGCGATTTGGTCATTACCACCGCCGCCATCCCGGGCAAAAAAGCGCCAATTTTGGTCACCAAGCAAATGGTGGAGCGGATGCAGCCTGGGGCGGTGCTGGTCGATTTGGCGGCGGAGCGCGGCGGGAACTGTGAACTCACCAAGCCAGGGCAAACCGTCATGGTAGGAGGAGTCACGATTTTAGGGCCCGACAATTTGCCCGCGGAGGTTCCATATCACGCCAGCCAGATGTTCGGCAAAAACGTGGTTACGTTCTTGCAACATTTAGTGGGACTGGGATTGCCCGGCAAAGTGAATACCGAAGATGAAATTACTCGCGAAACGCTGATTTGCCGCGACGGCGAACTAGTGAATTCGCGGGTGCGGCAACTGCTGGGGATGGACATTGCTCTGGCGAAATAA
- a CDS encoding NAD(P) transhydrogenase subunit alpha: MNTNSRIMIAAAGLLIGLTLMGAPGCGPSETAPTKPAATDTTAATNPVAANPAPAEASPPAALPGPPNPASLPPAVPKPGVANPTEAAAPAEPTPAPKVAPVAIAKPATEPVATQDYSSLLFVFMLATFIGLGVVLRVSRLLHTPLMSLTNAISAIAVVGSIIVLGEGNNPWGVRLLGAIALFCSMTNIVSGFLITDRMLKMFKSPGEGGKR; the protein is encoded by the coding sequence ATGAACACAAATTCTCGAATCATGATCGCCGCGGCGGGCCTGCTGATAGGGCTCACGTTAATGGGCGCGCCAGGATGCGGACCGAGCGAAACTGCGCCCACGAAGCCGGCCGCAACCGATACGACCGCCGCGACAAATCCGGTTGCCGCCAATCCAGCACCTGCGGAAGCCTCGCCTCCGGCGGCCCTTCCTGGCCCGCCGAACCCGGCAAGCTTGCCGCCGGCGGTTCCCAAGCCAGGTGTTGCGAATCCGACGGAAGCGGCGGCGCCTGCTGAGCCCACTCCGGCTCCTAAAGTGGCGCCTGTGGCGATTGCCAAGCCGGCGACTGAACCTGTCGCCACGCAAGATTATTCCTCGCTATTGTTCGTGTTTATGTTGGCGACGTTCATTGGGCTGGGCGTGGTTTTACGCGTTTCGCGCTTGTTGCACACGCCGCTGATGTCGCTGACTAATGCCATTTCCGCCATTGCCGTGGTGGGCTCGATTATCGTCCTGGGCGAGGGAAACAATCCGTGGGGAGTTCGGCTGCTGGGCGCCATTGCCCTGTTTTGCTCGATGACGAATATCGTGAGCGGTTTCTTAATCACCGATCGCATGTTGAAGATGTTCAAGTCGCCCGGTGAAGGAGGAAAACGCTAA
- a CDS encoding NAD(P)(+) transhydrogenase (Re/Si-specific) subunit beta: MEGLKQIAYLVATGLFIFSLHWMNDPKTARKGVFAGAGGMLLAILATWFFSGLTGHGWIILAIVAGFALGYPLSLVPLTAVPQRTALSHAFGGLAAGLVGVAEYCMLDTGSPEFSHWTVFALVAEVILGFLTFTGSLMATGKLQGVSFIPQRPVTYPNQNQINLGLLGLAVLLGLFVIWHPGGFLGGLAFFLIMLLALAFGVLMIIPIGGADMPTVISILNSYAGLSAVAMGFVLGNNLLITAGALDGSSGLILSIIMCRAMNRSFTNVLFGAFGQVQASATTSEERTYKEETIEGAAQILEQASFVVIIPGYGMAVAQAQHRIRELYDQLTKRGIKVKFAIHPVAGRMPGHMNVLLAEADIPYSDLVEMDEINPEMPQCDVALVIGANDVVNPAARTDKSTPIYGMPIIDADKAKTVFAIKRSKSPGFAGIDNDLYFQDNCFMLFGDAKAVVGELVKQFNHGSGH; this comes from the coding sequence ATGGAGGGCCTGAAGCAAATTGCGTATCTCGTGGCGACGGGGTTGTTCATTTTTTCGTTGCACTGGATGAACGATCCGAAAACTGCTCGCAAGGGTGTGTTTGCGGGGGCGGGCGGCATGCTGCTGGCCATATTGGCCACGTGGTTTTTTAGCGGATTAACCGGACATGGCTGGATTATTTTGGCCATTGTGGCCGGCTTTGCACTGGGATACCCGCTGTCGCTGGTGCCGCTGACGGCAGTTCCGCAGCGGACTGCTTTGTCGCATGCGTTTGGCGGATTGGCCGCCGGATTGGTGGGCGTGGCGGAGTATTGCATGCTCGATACCGGCTCGCCGGAGTTTTCTCACTGGACGGTGTTCGCGCTGGTCGCGGAAGTAATTTTAGGCTTCCTGACGTTCACGGGCAGCTTAATGGCGACAGGCAAGCTCCAAGGGGTATCGTTCATTCCGCAGCGGCCGGTGACGTATCCGAATCAAAATCAAATCAACCTTGGGTTGTTGGGACTGGCGGTGTTGCTGGGGCTGTTTGTGATTTGGCATCCGGGCGGGTTTTTGGGCGGGCTTGCGTTCTTCCTAATTATGCTGCTGGCTCTGGCGTTTGGCGTGCTGATGATTATTCCCATCGGCGGGGCCGACATGCCGACAGTAATTTCGATTTTGAATTCTTACGCCGGCTTGTCCGCCGTAGCAATGGGCTTTGTGCTGGGTAATAACCTGCTGATTACCGCCGGCGCGCTGGATGGCTCCAGCGGCTTGATTCTGTCCATCATCATGTGCCGGGCGATGAACCGCTCGTTCACGAACGTGTTGTTCGGGGCATTTGGCCAAGTGCAAGCGTCAGCCACAACCAGCGAAGAACGGACCTACAAAGAAGAAACCATCGAAGGCGCCGCACAGATTTTGGAACAAGCGTCATTCGTCGTGATTATTCCGGGATACGGCATGGCGGTGGCTCAGGCCCAGCATCGCATTCGCGAGCTTTACGATCAACTTACCAAGCGCGGCATTAAAGTGAAATTTGCCATTCATCCGGTCGCAGGCCGGATGCCAGGACACATGAACGTGCTGTTGGCCGAGGCCGACATTCCTTATAGCGACTTGGTGGAAATGGATGAAATCAATCCGGAAATGCCGCAGTGCGACGTGGCGCTGGTGATTGGCGCCAATGACGTTGTAAACCCTGCGGCGCGGACCGATAAATCAACGCCGATTTACGGCATGCCGATCATCGATGCCGATAAAGCTAAAACCGTATTTGCGATTAAACGCAGTAAAAGCCCAGGTTTTGCGGGCATCGACAACGATTTGTACTTCCAAGACAACTGCTTCATGTTGTTTGGCGATGCCAAAGCTGTCGTCGGGGAATTGGTCAAGCAATTCAACCATGGTTCGGGGCATTGA
- a CDS encoding spore germination protein GerW family protein: MIDDGVVQQTKKRKSSFVERVIERMGLHVTAKAVYADPVVQNGITVIPVAKLRWGFGGGSGHKQGKRGKGGGGGMQAAPLGYIEIKEGQTQFKPIRDPMAFVPIAAASALAGWILLRSVRKLIRG; encoded by the coding sequence ATGATTGATGACGGAGTTGTCCAACAAACTAAGAAGCGCAAATCGTCCTTCGTGGAGCGCGTGATCGAACGGATGGGATTGCATGTCACTGCCAAAGCGGTATATGCCGATCCGGTAGTACAAAACGGCATCACGGTGATTCCAGTGGCCAAACTACGCTGGGGGTTTGGCGGCGGCAGTGGTCACAAGCAAGGCAAACGTGGAAAAGGCGGCGGTGGCGGCATGCAGGCTGCACCGCTGGGGTACATCGAAATCAAAGAAGGCCAAACTCAGTTCAAGCCGATTCGCGATCCAATGGCATTTGTGCCCATTGCGGCAGCAAGTGCGCTGGCCGGCTGGATTTTGCTCCGCTCTGTGCGGAAACTTATTCGCGGATGA
- a CDS encoding HAMP domain-containing sensor histidine kinase, with translation MYFRRSIRWPIILGVVLIVLVVTLTVGWVIVSASAALKSEHAGFYWALLAVGATFLLLVLVGVVIYLVLSVKAIRLNQRQSNFIDAVTHELKSPIASLKLYLQTLTRHQVTAEQQADFQQFMLDDLQRLDRLIDHLLDAARLEHAQLANDFADVSLDELLVRSARLACERYRMPEEIFQFRLESATVRGRSADLEIIFLNLVDNALKYSGENPKVEIEIHRDGNGHVTARIGDNGPGIPANLRRKIFGRFVRVGNELERKTAGTGLGLYIVRTLIKRMGGRIQVRNKPDGHGTIFEVELPAAS, from the coding sequence ATGTACTTCCGCCGTTCCATCCGCTGGCCGATCATTTTAGGCGTTGTGCTGATCGTCTTGGTTGTTACGCTCACGGTCGGTTGGGTCATCGTCAGTGCCTCCGCGGCTTTGAAGTCCGAGCACGCCGGCTTTTATTGGGCCTTGCTGGCGGTAGGCGCTACTTTTTTATTATTGGTGTTGGTGGGCGTCGTGATCTATTTGGTTCTATCTGTTAAAGCGATTCGGCTTAATCAACGGCAATCGAATTTTATTGATGCCGTAACTCACGAGCTAAAAAGTCCGATTGCCTCCCTCAAGCTCTATCTGCAAACGCTGACTCGTCACCAGGTGACCGCCGAACAACAGGCCGATTTTCAGCAATTCATGTTGGACGACCTCCAGCGGCTGGATCGTCTGATCGACCATTTACTCGATGCAGCCCGCCTGGAGCACGCCCAATTGGCCAATGACTTTGCAGATGTTTCTCTCGACGAACTGTTAGTTCGCTCGGCCCGGTTGGCCTGCGAACGATATCGGATGCCTGAAGAAATCTTCCAATTTCGATTGGAATCGGCCACTGTCCGTGGCCGTTCAGCCGATTTAGAAATCATTTTTCTTAATTTGGTTGACAATGCGCTCAAATATTCTGGCGAAAACCCAAAAGTGGAAATTGAAATTCATCGAGATGGCAATGGCCATGTCACAGCCCGCATCGGTGATAATGGTCCGGGAATTCCCGCGAACTTGCGTCGAAAAATCTTTGGGCGATTTGTTCGGGTTGGGAATGAGCTGGAACGCAAAACTGCCGGCACCGGGTTGGGACTGTACATTGTCCGCACTTTGATTAAACGAATGGGAGGTAGAATCCAAGTGCGGAATAAACCCGATGGTCACGGGACCATCTTTGAGGTGGAATTGCCCGCAGCTTCTTAA
- a CDS encoding response regulator transcription factor: MKHILIVEDETHLAIGIKYNLEAEGYLVTTMSDGPSALKFLSENPTTVDLIILDLMLPGMSGYDVCDTLRQQGSDVPILMLSARTLTEDRIHGFDVGTDVYLHKPFDLEELLSVSRNLLSRRRRALIAEANSEQQQQPTIDAGIVYRFADGRAVVNFDTYQVEIDGRSAKLTALEMKLLRYFVEHEGSVVTRSELLENVWGMSHSPTTRTVDNFIVNLRKYFEQDPAQPRYFLSVRGAGYRFVGNCPNNR; the protein is encoded by the coding sequence ATGAAGCACATTTTAATTGTTGAAGATGAAACCCATTTGGCCATTGGGATAAAATATAATCTCGAGGCCGAAGGGTACCTTGTAACGACGATGAGCGATGGCCCTAGTGCGCTCAAATTTCTCAGCGAAAACCCGACGACCGTAGACCTGATTATTCTCGATCTCATGCTGCCCGGGATGAGCGGCTATGATGTCTGCGATACGCTCCGCCAGCAGGGAAGCGATGTGCCAATTTTGATGCTGTCGGCGCGCACGCTTACGGAAGATCGCATTCATGGTTTCGACGTTGGCACCGACGTCTATTTGCATAAACCATTTGACTTAGAGGAACTGCTCAGCGTGTCTCGCAACTTACTATCGCGGCGGCGGCGTGCACTCATTGCCGAGGCAAACTCGGAACAGCAACAGCAACCAACGATTGATGCAGGAATCGTTTATCGCTTTGCAGACGGCCGAGCAGTCGTGAACTTCGACACTTACCAAGTCGAAATTGATGGACGCAGCGCCAAGTTGACCGCCCTGGAGATGAAACTACTTCGATATTTCGTCGAGCATGAAGGGTCAGTCGTGACGCGCAGTGAATTGCTGGAAAACGTCTGGGGAATGTCACACAGCCCGACGACGCGAACCGTAGACAACTTCATCGTTAATCTGCGTAAATACTTCGAGCAGGATCCAGCACAACCTCGTTACTTTCTTAGTGTGCGGGGCGCCGGCTACCGTTTTGTTGGCAACTGCCCGAATAACCGATAG
- a CDS encoding aldose epimerase family protein, with translation MIKLALFASAIGTFLAVGLIAGCQNNQAPTQVSNKSGTADEGASTDKPDSSNQATNQKGSFMIDAKSWGKWSDGQEVQLYTLSNPNGMVVKLTNYGGHIVSVEVPDKEGRSKNITLGFDNLDSYVKHTAHFGATIGRYGNRIAKGKFTLDGKEYTLPINNGPNHLHGGPHGFDHQLWQAKEVKSPEAVGVEFKYVSKDGEEGYPGTLTATATYWLTKANELKIDYTATTDKDTVVNLTNHAYWNLAGAGSGDILGQKMMIAADKYLVVDDTLIPTGKMEDVKGTMMDFTSSKPIGPGVAEIKKQGGRGYDHCYVLRSQNGSLAQAAVAKDPASGRTMEVWTDQPGIQFYTGNFLDGDPINGGFPQHAAFCLETQHYPDAPNHPEFPSTELKPGETFKSTTIYKFSTE, from the coding sequence ATGATAAAACTTGCATTGTTTGCCTCTGCGATAGGAACATTTTTAGCAGTCGGTCTTATCGCCGGTTGCCAAAACAACCAAGCGCCAACACAGGTCTCGAACAAGTCAGGCACGGCTGACGAAGGCGCCTCGACGGACAAACCAGATTCGTCCAATCAAGCGACCAACCAGAAGGGATCGTTCATGATCGATGCAAAGTCTTGGGGTAAATGGAGTGATGGGCAAGAAGTCCAGCTATACACGCTGTCCAATCCCAATGGCATGGTTGTGAAGCTAACTAACTACGGCGGGCATATTGTATCGGTCGAAGTGCCCGATAAAGAAGGCCGTTCGAAAAACATTACTTTAGGGTTCGATAATCTCGACAGCTATGTCAAGCATACCGCCCACTTTGGCGCTACCATCGGGCGATATGGCAATCGCATTGCCAAAGGAAAATTCACACTGGACGGTAAAGAGTACACGCTGCCCATCAACAACGGACCCAACCACTTGCACGGCGGCCCCCACGGCTTTGACCACCAATTGTGGCAAGCAAAGGAAGTAAAATCTCCGGAGGCGGTTGGTGTGGAATTCAAATACGTTAGCAAGGATGGCGAGGAGGGTTACCCTGGCACCCTTACCGCAACAGCCACCTATTGGTTAACGAAGGCGAACGAACTGAAGATCGACTACACGGCCACGACCGACAAAGATACCGTCGTCAACCTCACGAATCATGCTTATTGGAATTTGGCCGGCGCCGGTTCCGGAGATATTCTCGGCCAGAAAATGATGATCGCCGCAGATAAATATCTTGTGGTCGACGACACACTCATTCCAACCGGAAAAATGGAAGATGTTAAAGGCACGATGATGGACTTTACATCCTCCAAGCCAATCGGCCCAGGCGTTGCGGAAATCAAAAAACAAGGAGGTCGTGGATACGACCACTGCTATGTGCTGCGGAGTCAGAATGGCTCGCTTGCCCAAGCCGCCGTTGCTAAGGATCCAGCCAGCGGCCGGACGATGGAAGTTTGGACCGATCAACCGGGAATACAGTTTTACACGGGGAATTTCTTGGATGGCGATCCCATCAACGGCGGCTTTCCACAGCATGCCGCCTTTTGCCTGGAAACACAGCACTATCCCGATGCACCAAACCATCCGGAGTTTCCCAGCACAGAGCTAAAGCCCGGGGAGACGTTTAAATCGACGACAATCTATAAATTCAGCACCGAGTGA
- a CDS encoding class I fructose-bisphosphate aldolase produces MPTIQSRSVELLGKEADALLQYKCRGFSAASLHLPGPDFIDRVVSLSDRSPTVLRNFQQILNTGRLAGTGYVSILPVDQGIEHSAGASFAPNPIFFDPSAIVELAIEGGCNAVASTLGVLGAVSRKYAHKIPFLVKLNHNEFLSYPNTYDQILFGHVKQAFEMGAVAVGATIYFGSEESHRQLQEVSTMFERAHELGMVTVLWCYLRNNAFKKDGVDYHTAADLTSQANHLGVTIQADIIKQKLPTTNDGFDALKFGKTDPRVYSELTPGNHPIEMTRYQVANCFMGRSPLINSGGESKGAGDLAEAVRTAVINKRAGGLGLISGRKAFQKPMNEGVTLLHAVQDVYLDDSITVA; encoded by the coding sequence ATGCCTACCATCCAAAGCCGATCCGTGGAATTGTTGGGGAAAGAAGCAGATGCACTTTTGCAGTATAAATGTCGCGGCTTTTCCGCAGCCAGCTTGCATTTGCCCGGGCCTGATTTTATCGATCGTGTGGTATCACTTAGCGACCGTTCCCCGACTGTGCTGCGCAACTTTCAGCAGATTTTGAATACGGGCCGTCTGGCCGGCACTGGCTACGTATCGATCTTGCCTGTGGATCAAGGCATTGAACATTCGGCGGGAGCCAGTTTCGCACCCAATCCAATTTTTTTCGATCCTTCGGCGATTGTGGAGTTGGCGATCGAAGGCGGATGTAACGCTGTGGCCAGCACTTTAGGCGTGCTTGGCGCCGTTAGCCGCAAATATGCCCATAAAATTCCGTTTCTAGTCAAACTGAATCACAATGAGTTTCTGAGCTATCCCAATACCTACGATCAGATTTTATTTGGTCATGTAAAGCAGGCGTTTGAGATGGGAGCAGTCGCTGTGGGCGCGACGATTTATTTCGGCAGCGAGGAAAGCCATCGGCAGTTGCAGGAAGTTTCCACAATGTTTGAACGCGCCCACGAGCTAGGCATGGTGACCGTCCTGTGGTGCTATTTGCGGAATAATGCGTTTAAGAAAGACGGCGTCGATTACCATACGGCTGCAGATTTGACGAGCCAGGCCAATCACTTGGGGGTGACGATTCAGGCTGATATCATCAAGCAAAAGCTGCCCACGACAAACGACGGCTTTGACGCGCTGAAGTTCGGCAAAACCGATCCCCGCGTGTACAGCGAATTAACGCCCGGCAACCATCCCATCGAAATGACTCGTTACCAGGTCGCGAATTGCTTCATGGGACGTTCTCCGCTGATTAATTCCGGCGGCGAAAGCAAGGGGGCCGGCGATTTGGCGGAAGCGGTGCGAACCGCTGTGATTAACAAACGGGCCGGCGGATTGGGCCTGATCTCCGGTCGTAAAGCCTTCCAAAAACCAATGAACGAAGGTGTAACTTTGTTACATGCCGTTCAAGATGTGTATTTGGATGACAGCATTACCGTGGCTTAA
- the tal gene encoding transaldolase, producing the protein MNLLEQLKSMTVVVSDTGDFDSIARYQPRDATTNPSLIYQAAQMPQYQRIIEEAIEATQSSTGDKEQQLARLIDRLFVDFGQEILKIIPGRVSTEVDARLSFDGQATMARARGLIKLYEEAGIKRDRILIKIASTWEGIRAAEKLEKEGIHCNLTLLFGFPQAVACAEAGVTLISPFVGRILDWYKKSLGVDSIPAAEDPGVKSVAQIYNYFKKFGYKTEIMGASFRNTGEITELAGCDLLTISPKLLEELKTTDGKLTRKLDPAAAKNSDVKKISLDEKTFRWMLNEDAMATEKLSEGIRHFSADLVKLEKYLGERIHAPAAV; encoded by the coding sequence ATGAACTTGCTAGAACAACTCAAATCGATGACCGTGGTCGTTTCCGACACGGGCGACTTTGATTCCATCGCCCGCTACCAACCACGGGATGCCACGACGAACCCATCGCTTATTTATCAAGCGGCTCAAATGCCTCAATATCAGCGGATCATTGAGGAAGCGATCGAGGCCACGCAGTCAAGCACAGGCGATAAAGAGCAACAGCTGGCCCGGTTGATTGATCGGCTATTTGTGGACTTCGGGCAGGAAATTCTCAAGATCATTCCTGGCCGTGTTTCGACCGAAGTGGATGCCCGATTGTCGTTTGATGGTCAAGCGACCATGGCGCGCGCCCGTGGCTTAATCAAGTTGTACGAGGAGGCCGGCATCAAACGGGATCGCATTTTGATCAAAATTGCATCGACGTGGGAAGGAATTCGCGCAGCAGAGAAATTGGAAAAAGAAGGAATTCATTGCAATCTGACGTTATTGTTCGGCTTTCCGCAGGCCGTCGCCTGCGCGGAAGCGGGGGTAACACTTATTTCGCCGTTCGTCGGGCGCATTTTGGACTGGTACAAGAAATCACTGGGGGTCGATTCGATTCCGGCAGCGGAAGATCCGGGCGTGAAGTCGGTTGCCCAAATCTACAACTACTTCAAAAAATTCGGTTACAAAACCGAAATTATGGGCGCAAGCTTTCGGAATACGGGTGAAATCACTGAGTTGGCCGGTTGCGATCTGCTGACAATTTCTCCCAAGTTATTGGAAGAATTGAAAACGACCGATGGAAAATTGACTCGCAAGCTCGATCCTGCGGCCGCTAAGAATAGCGATGTGAAAAAGATATCGCTCGATGAAAAGACGTTCCGCTGGATGCTAAACGAAGACGCCATGGCTACCGAAAAATTGTCCGAAGGCATTCGCCATTTCAGCGCCGACTTAGTGAAACTAGAAAAGTATTTGGGCGAACGAATACACGCCCCGGCTGCTGTTTAG
- the csrA gene encoding carbon storage regulator CsrA yields MLVLSRKKNESIVINNDITIVVVEIRGDKVRLGVEAPKEVPVHRREVYDAIRRNDATAQTRSSDNGGTDASSTDNQ; encoded by the coding sequence ATGCTAGTCCTCTCCCGCAAGAAAAACGAGAGCATTGTCATTAACAATGACATTACGATCGTAGTCGTAGAAATCCGGGGGGATAAGGTGCGCTTGGGCGTGGAAGCGCCAAAGGAAGTGCCTGTTCACCGCCGAGAGGTCTACGACGCCATTCGCCGTAATGATGCGACTGCGCAAACGCGCTCATCTGATAATGGCGGCACCGATGCAAGCAGCACAGACAACCAGTAA
- a CDS encoding NADH-quinone oxidoreductase subunit I: MGNWLRDIWDAISTIAHGLWVTLRYWVKTYEPNRGTFTQRFEYPERPVPVAARYRGFHRYDLTTCIACDQCAKACPVDCIYIGKERVTNGKGFRITGFTIDYSKCMFCALCVEPCPVDCIFMGASHDLSCYSRDGCIVDFSRLPVDVAWGRSTLNPTAVAESKVIVEPVHGGPNE, encoded by the coding sequence GTGGGAAACTGGTTGCGTGATATTTGGGATGCCATTTCCACGATCGCTCATGGTTTATGGGTAACTTTGCGATATTGGGTTAAAACGTATGAGCCGAACCGTGGTACGTTTACCCAGCGGTTTGAATATCCGGAGCGGCCTGTTCCCGTGGCAGCTCGCTATCGCGGGTTTCATCGCTACGATCTGACGACCTGCATCGCGTGCGATCAATGTGCTAAAGCCTGCCCCGTCGATTGTATTTACATCGGGAAAGAACGCGTTACCAACGGGAAGGGTTTTCGCATCACCGGCTTTACCATTGATTATTCGAAGTGCATGTTTTGCGCATTGTGTGTGGAGCCGTGCCCGGTCGATTGCATTTTTATGGGTGCTTCGCACGATTTGAGTTGCTACAGTCGCGATGGTTGTATTGTTGATTTTTCGCGATTGCCGGTCGACGTGGCTTGGGGGCGATCTACTCTCAATCCCACGGCTGTGGCCGAATCAAAAGTAATTGTCGAGCCGGTGCACGGGGGACCGAATGAGTAA
- a CDS encoding DUF2203 domain-containing protein, whose product MKDSSKITRKHFTVEQANAMLPLVRAIVKDLAQLSRDVIDRRERLAHLLQGHSGQSSDMYGEELVQIEEELEKDGSRLRDYVEELVKLGLEPKNGQEGLVDFPTLIDGREAFLCWKLDEPEVLYWHELDAGFAGRQPLTADAGVDSASASGGQTLEH is encoded by the coding sequence ATGAAGGACTCATCAAAAATCACTCGCAAGCATTTCACTGTGGAACAGGCGAATGCCATGTTGCCGCTTGTGCGTGCCATTGTGAAAGATTTAGCCCAGCTGTCGCGAGATGTTATCGATCGGCGGGAACGCTTGGCGCACTTACTACAGGGTCACAGTGGCCAATCGAGCGACATGTATGGCGAAGAACTGGTCCAGATCGAAGAAGAGCTGGAAAAAGACGGCAGCCGGTTGCGCGATTATGTGGAAGAACTCGTCAAGCTTGGCTTGGAACCCAAAAACGGACAAGAAGGGCTAGTCGATTTTCCAACTCTGATCGACGGTCGGGAAGCTTTTTTATGCTGGAAACTAGACGAACCCGAAGTGCTATATTGGCATGAACTCGATGCCGGTTTTGCAGGCCGTCAACCTCTCACAGCCGACGCGGGAGTCGATTCCGCTAGTGCCAGCGGTGGTCAAACACTGGAGCATTAA